The Azospirillum humicireducens DNA segment GCAGCGATGTGGGAGGGTGACGGCTGGCTCGCCCGGTACATGTTGGGCGAGATGCGGTAGGTGTTCGAATAGATCAGCCGGAAGCAGGCGTGGTCGATGAACACGCTTTCCAGATGGCCGAGCGCGCGCTGCCACGGCGTTGCCATGCGGCTGCGGTTGCGCTTGATCGCGTCGGCCAGCGCGGTGGTGGTGACCGCCCGCAGATAGCTTTTCTTCGCCAACTTAGACCTTTCGACTCTGACGGAACGCCAACATAGGCATGGTCGCCGTTCCGTCAAGAACCCCCGTCACACCGTCTTCCCCTGCAGCCGCACATACATGCCGTATTGCGTGGCCAGGGTCAGCACGATTTCCATATAGAGGTTGATCAGGCCGTTGGCGTAGAAGGCCGGGCAGCCGGTGTAGTGGCGTTCCCCCGCCATCGCGGTCGGCTCGATCAGGTCGGTGTTGAGGACGATCAGGTCCTTGTCCGGATCATGGAGGAAGGCCGACTGGTCGCTGCGCAGCGGGTGGATGGCCTGATGGTCGTCGGCCTCGATCTTTCCCGCCGCCATGAACTGGCACAGCATGCCCAGGCTGCCCATGGCGAGCGGCAGCACCTGCTTCAGGCTGCGGCGGGCGAGGTCGTCATAGGCGGCGGCCTCCAGACCCGGACGCAGCAGCGGGGCGGCTTCCACCAGATTCCAGCAGACATGAAGCGCGGTGTGGCTGCCGGTCTTGGTGATCGACAGCATGTCGTAGCCGGACGGACCGTGCAGGACCGACCTCTGCAACTCGCGACCCAGCACATAGCCGGCGGCGGCCATGTCGGTGATGGTTCCCTCGGTCCGGCAGCGGTCCTCCTCCACCATCACCTTGATCGCCCAATCCTTGATGATGGCGTCCAGCAGATGGCAGACCGAATCGCGCAGGAAGCCGACCAGGCGGTCGGGATCGGCGGCATCGATGCCGGCCGGATCGGCGAAGTCCAGCCCGTGCGGCGAGTCCGGCGGGGTGGACAGCATCAGATTGCCGGCCTCGTCGAGCGGCATGCGGGCGATGATGTGCTCCCGCAGGTCGGCATAGAGAAAGCCCAGCAGGGTGTTGATCGCGACCTTCTCGAAATCCTCCTTGCGGGTGTCGGCATGGGCCGGGCAGTGACCGGCCAGCGTCAGCAGTTCCTCGCTCAGGAGATAGCTCGGTTCCTCGGCGATGCGGTGCAGGATGGGCGCAAGGTTGATCCGGGTCATCCCCGCCTCCTCATGCGCGGATGCGTAGGTCAGGGCGAAATCGTTGGTCCGGGCCATCGGGCTCAGCCCTCCTGCAGGCGGTCGTAGACGGAATATTCCAGGGCCAGCCCGGCCACGATGTCCAGATACAGCTTGATCAGGTTCGTGGTGTAGAAGGCCGGGCAGCCGGTGTAGTAGCGCTCGCCGGGCTTGGCGAAGGTCACGATGGGATCGGCGTTCAGCCGGATCAGCCCGTTGCCGTCCAGCACGAAGGCGGTCTGGTCCTTGGGCAGCCGGTGAACCGCCAGCCCGTCGGCCGGCTCGATTCCGCTTTCCTCCATGTAATGGACCAGCATGCCGAGGCTGGCCATCGACAGCGGCACGATCTGCTTCAGGCTGCGGTGGACAAGGTCGTCGTAGAAGGCGGCGTCGCGGCCGGGCACCAGCAGGGGAGCCGCCTCCACCAGCGCCCAGCAGATGTGGATCGCGGTGTGGCTGCCGGTCTTGGTGATCGACAGCATGTCGTAGCCGGCGCGCTGGTAGAGCGGCGAATGTTCCAGCACGCTGCGCAGGACGAAGGTCGCCGCCGCCTCCAGCGAGATGGCGCCGGTTCCCTGGGAACGGAAATACTCCTCCTCATGCACCAGATCGACGGCCCAGCCGGTGATCAGCCCGTCCAGCAGATGGCAGGTTGCGTCGCGCAGGACGGAGCAGAGAACGTCGGGCTCCGCCGCGGCCATGGCGGCGCGGTCGGCCGGGTCCAGCCCGTGGGGGGAGCGCGGCGGGATCGGCAGCATCGGCCGCCCCTCGTCATCGAAGGGCAGCTTTTCGGCGATGTGGTCGCGCAGCCGGTTGAACAGCAGGGCCAACAGGCTGTTGACCGCCACCTTGTCGGCATCGTCCTGGGGGATCGGCGGGGCGCCGTCTGCTGCTCCCTCTGGCTCACCCTCGGTCTTGCCGGCATGGAACGGGCACTGGCCCCCACCCTGCCGGAATTCCTCGCTGAACAGGAAATTCGGCTCCGCCTGGATGCGCTGCAGGATATGAGCGACCGACACCCGCCCCAGACCGGCCTCGCCATGGGCGGTGTTGAAGGTCTGGGCGAAGTCGTTGGAACGGCTGGGCAGGGTATCGGACATGCGGCGGCTTCCGGCGCGGCTATAGGGCGGATGGGCTACCCTAAAGGCAAATGCCGCACCTGCGCAACGGAGTGTCGCGCCGCAGCCCGATAATGTCCCGACAACTGCGTTATTTTGCCACGATCCGCCCTTCCACCACGGACGCGACCGATTTCTTGGATTCGACGTAATTCATCACAATGGTTGCCAGCAACACTGCACCCGATGCATCGACGATCACTTTGGAACGCGGGAAGGCGGAATAGCCGTCCCCGCCCTTCAGCATGTAGTCATTGGTCGCGACGCGGTAGATCGCCTGCGGCTCGATCGGCTTGCCCCCCACGGTTACGGACGAGACTCGGCGTCCGGCCGGGGCCTTGGGATCATAGGTCATGGTCAGCCCCGACACCTGCGGAAAGCGGCCGGCTTTTTCCTCCACCTTGCCGACGCCGTGCTCCAGGGTGGAGATCAGATCCTGGCCCGACATCTCCACCAGCACCCCGACATTGCCGAAAGGCAGTTCGGCGAAGATGTCGCGGCGGGTCAGGCGATGACCGGCGGGGTGCAGCGCATCGGCGCGTATGCCGCCGCCGTTGGTGATCGCGACATCGGCCTTCAGCGTCTCGCGCAGGGCGTCGGCGATCAGGTTGCCCATGCTGGCCTCGCGGCTGCGCACCGCGTCCTTGCGGCTGTCCAGCTCGGTCGTGGCGGTGCCGATCACGGCGGCGAGATCGTTGTCGAGCCGCTTGGTGTAGCCCTCCACCACCGCCTCGACCTCCGGATCCGGGGCGACGCCGGCGGTGGTGACGAAGCGCCATTCGGTCGGCAGGGTGGTGGTCGCCGGGCCCTTGCCGGAATCCTTGGTTTCCACGGCCAGCTTGACGACGCCAAGATACCGGGCGTCCTGCCCGGCCTTCAGGATCAGGGTGGAGCCCTCATAGAAGCTGATCGGGTCATGGTCGTGCCCGCCCAGGATCAGGTCGATGCCCTTGACCTTGGCGGCCAGCTGCCGGTCCTCCTCGATGGTCAGGTGGGTCAGCGCCACCACGACCGCGGCGCCCTTCCCCCGCAGCTCCTTCACCGCCGCCGCCGCAGTCTCCAGTACCGGCGGAAAGCTGAGTCCGGGGCCGGCGCTCGACAGCCGGGCGGTGTCGGGGGTTATCAGGCCGATGAAGCCCACGGTGATGCCGTCGACCGTCCGGGTCCAGCTCGGCACCGTCGTCGCGAAGGCGGAGCCGTCGGCGGCGCGCACATTGGTGCCGATCCAGGGGAACTTCGATTCGGCCATCCGCCGCTTCAGCGCGTCGGGACCGAAGTCGAACTCGTGGTTGCCGAAGGTCACCGCATCGACGCCGATGGCGTTGAACAGGGCGATCATCTGCTCGCCCTGCGTCGTGCCCGACAGCAGCGACGGCGACAGGAAATCCCCGCCCACCGTGGTGAAGGCATCGGGGGCCGAGGCGCGTTCGCGCTTGAGCAGGGTCATCAGCGGCCCGAACCCACCCTGCCCCTTCACCGGTTCGATCTCGTAGACGTCATTGATGTGCAGGAAGGTCAGCGAGCCGTTCTGCGCCCAAGCGGGCACGGCCATGCCGAGAATGGCGGCGAACAGCGGAGCGGCGAGAAGACGGATGCGGGACGGCATGGGGCGGACCTCCGGCGCGGCGCGGGACAGGACGGTTGACGGGCACTCTAAACCAGCAGACCGGCGGAACGCATAGCGGCTTTGCGGGGCGGAGCATGGGATCCGGAGCGCCTGCGGCTTGAACTCCGCCCACGACGGTCTCACAACTTGATGACACCCGTGCCAACGACGCGAGCCGAGCAGACCCATGCGCATCCTGGTCGTTCAGAACAGCCGCACCGCTCCCATCGGTCTGGTGGGCGACGCGCTGACCGACAACGGCGCCACCCTCCACACCATCGCCGCCAACGAGGGGGAGGCGATCCCGGAAAAGGACGGCTATGCCGGCCTCGTGGTGCTGGGCGGTCCGCAGGACGCCTGGGACGACGCGAAGGGCCCGCATTTCGGCCGGGTGATGGAAACGATCCGCGCCTTCACCGATGCCGACCGGCCGGTGATGGGCATCTGCCTGGGGGCGCAGCTCGCCGCCCGCGCCTATGGTGCCAAGGTCTACCGCCACACCACTCCGGAACTGGGCATCCACCGGGTGAGCCTGACCGACGGCGCGCAGAACGACCCGCTGCTGGGTGGCTTCGGTCCGGCGCTGAACCTCGCACAGTGGCATTATGACACCTTCGAATTTCCCGAGGGCGCCGTACCGCTGGCCTTCAGCGAGGCGTGCGACCGGCAGGCCTTCCGGCTCGGCCGCGCCACCTACGCCTTCCAGTTCCACCCGGAGGCGACAGGCGAGATTCTGCGCGGCTGGGCCTCCCGCATCCGGGAGGAGGCGCGGGAGAGCAATGCCGACATGCTGCACGGGCTGGAGGATTCCATCGCCACCCATCTGCCGGTGGCGGAGCAGTTCACCCGCGCTATGACCCGGCGCTGGCTGGATCTGGCGCGCTGACCCTTTCTTGGCTGGCGGTTTCGGTGAAGCGGGCCAGCAGGTCGGGGGTGTCGACGTCGTAGAGGATGCCGGCATCCTCAACCGCCACCTCGCACAGCCGGTCGGCATGCTGGCCGATCAACCGCTTCGCCCCGGCATCGCCGCTCAGCGCCGCCATTTCGGTGAAGAAGGCGCGGTCCCACAGAACGGGATTGCCCTGCTTGCCATGGGCGGTCGGCACGCAGATGGCGCGGCCTTCCAGCGGGCTGTAGGCGGCGATCAGCCGGTCGATCACGGCGGACGCCACCCGCGGCATGTCGCCCAGGCAGACGATCACCGCATCCGACTCGCTCGGCACCGCCGCCAGCCCGGCGCGCAGCGAACTGCTCAGCCCCTCGGCGAAGGCGGGATTGTGGACGAAGGTCACCGGACGGTCGGCCAGCGCCCGCGCCACGCTTTCCCCCTGGTGGCCGGTGACGACGATGACGTTGGCGGCCTGGGAGGCCAGGGCGGCATCGACCGCGCGGGCGACCAGCGGTGCGCCGTTCACCTCCGCCAGCAGCTTGTTGGTCGGTCCCATACGGCTGGAGCGTCCGGCCGCCAGCACCAGCGCGGTGACGCGCGGCGCCCGTGGAGGCTGAGCCGCCACGCCGGCCCGCGGCAGGGGCCGCGTCGGAATCTCCGCCAGCAGCCCGCCGATGCCCATCCGCATCACCTCCGCCCTGCCCGGCGGCACGCCCGCCGCAATCCGCTGCAGCACCCAGTCGAAGCCGTTCAGCTTGGGCGACCGTGCGCAGCCCGGCAGGCCCAGCACCGGCCGATCCCCCCGTCGGGCCAGCAGCAGCAGGTTGCCCGGATCCACCGGCATGCCGAAATGCTCCACCACGCCCCCGGCCCGCTCGATGGCCGCGGGCAGCACGTCGCGCCGGTCGGTGATGGCGGAGGCACCGGCGATCAGCAACAGGTCAGCCGATGGCATCGCGGCGATCTGGTCCGCCAGTGCGCCCTCCTCATGGGCGCAGCGCGCCTCATGGGCCAGCGAGCCACCGAGAGCCTCCACCCGCTCCCGCGTCACCGCCACCGTCTTGTCGAGGACGCTGTCCTTCACCCCCGGCAGCCGGGTCTGGATCAGCGCCACCGACAACGGGCGGTAGGGCAGGACGGCCAACGGTGCCGGCCCGTCGGCCGCCAGACGCTCCGCCTGT contains these protein-coding regions:
- a CDS encoding bifunctional metallophosphatase/5'-nucleotidase, with the protein product MPSRIRLLAAPLFAAILGMAVPAWAQNGSLTFLHINDVYEIEPVKGQGGFGPLMTLLKRERASAPDAFTTVGGDFLSPSLLSGTTQGEQMIALFNAIGVDAVTFGNHEFDFGPDALKRRMAESKFPWIGTNVRAADGSAFATTVPSWTRTVDGITVGFIGLITPDTARLSSAGPGLSFPPVLETAAAAVKELRGKGAAVVVALTHLTIEEDRQLAAKVKGIDLILGGHDHDPISFYEGSTLILKAGQDARYLGVVKLAVETKDSGKGPATTTLPTEWRFVTTAGVAPDPEVEAVVEGYTKRLDNDLAAVIGTATTELDSRKDAVRSREASMGNLIADALRETLKADVAITNGGGIRADALHPAGHRLTRRDIFAELPFGNVGVLVEMSGQDLISTLEHGVGKVEEKAGRFPQVSGLTMTYDPKAPAGRRVSSVTVGGKPIEPQAIYRVATNDYMLKGGDGYSAFPRSKVIVDASGAVLLATIVMNYVESKKSVASVVEGRIVAK
- a CDS encoding type 1 glutamine amidotransferase, whose amino-acid sequence is MRILVVQNSRTAPIGLVGDALTDNGATLHTIAANEGEAIPEKDGYAGLVVLGGPQDAWDDAKGPHFGRVMETIRAFTDADRPVMGICLGAQLAARAYGAKVYRHTTPELGIHRVSLTDGAQNDPLLGGFGPALNLAQWHYDTFEFPEGAVPLAFSEACDRQAFRLGRATYAFQFHPEATGEILRGWASRIREEARESNADMLHGLEDSIATHLPVAEQFTRAMTRRWLDLAR
- a CDS encoding NTP transferase domain-containing protein, yielding MFFGPLPLSDAEGAILAHSLRLGALAFKKGRRLSAADVVALRDAGVGEVIAAKLTDADIAEDAAATRIAAAVAGADVQVAAAFTGRVNLFAEARGLLRLDPARIDAVNAIDESVTIATLPDYAPVEPGQMLATVKIIPFAAPAAAVEQAERLAADGPAPLAVLPYRPLSVALIQTRLPGVKDSVLDKTVAVTRERVEALGGSLAHEARCAHEEGALADQIAAMPSADLLLIAGASAITDRRDVLPAAIERAGGVVEHFGMPVDPGNLLLLARRGDRPVLGLPGCARSPKLNGFDWVLQRIAAGVPPGRAEVMRMGIGGLLAEIPTRPLPRAGVAAQPPRAPRVTALVLAAGRSSRMGPTNKLLAEVNGAPLVARAVDAALASQAANVIVVTGHQGESVARALADRPVTFVHNPAFAEGLSSSLRAGLAAVPSESDAVIVCLGDMPRVASAVIDRLIAAYSPLEGRAICVPTAHGKQGNPVLWDRAFFTEMAALSGDAGAKRLIGQHADRLCEVAVEDAGILYDVDTPDLLARFTETASQERVSAPDPASAGS